The genomic window GGGACTCCCGCGACCATCTCGGCGAGCCCGGCGGCGGCATGGTGCCCCTCGACAAGGTGGTCGGCAGGGCCGACTGGATCGGCTGGCCGCTCGGCCGCTGGACCGCGCTGGAGCCGGCCGCCGCCTTCGACGCCGTACCCGCACCCGGCGGCGCCCATGGGTAACCGCGGACGGCACGCCAGCCACCGGGCCGACACCCGGCTGCCCACCGGAACCCGCCCCACCAATGGCGAGCGGACCCTCCCCGGCCGCGCGGAACGGCGCAAGCTGGCGCGCAAGGTGAAACGGCGGCGACAGCGGTCCGCGGTGAAGGAAATACCCATCCTCATCACCGTGGCGCTGATGATCGCGCTGGTCCTGAAGACCTTCCTGGTCCAGGCGTTCGTGATCCCGTCGGGGTCGATGGAACAGACGATCCGGATCGACGACCGGGTGCTGGTCGACAAGCTGACGCCGTGGTTCGGCTCCGAGCCGGCGCGCGGTGACGTCGTCGTCTTCAAGGACCCGGGCGGCTGGCTCCGGCAGGAACAGGCGCCCAAGGCGGACGACCCCGTCGGGATCAAGCAGGTCAAGCAGGGGCTGACCTTCATCGGACTGCTGCCGTCGGAGGACGAGCAGGACCTGATCAAGCGCGTCGTCGCGGTCGGCGGCGACACCGTCAAGTGCTGCGACCGGAACGGCAAGGTCACGGTCAACGGCGTGGCACTGAACGAGCCCTACCTGCATCCCGGGAACGCCCCCTCGGAACGGAAGTTCGAAGTGAACGTCCCCTCGGGGCGGCTCTTCGTGATGGGTGACCACCGGGACAACTCGGCGGACTCGCGCTTCCACCTCGACGAGGAGTTCAGCGGCACCGTCTCGCTGGAGGAGGTGGTCGGACGCGCGGTCCTCATCGCGTGGCCGTTCGATCACTGGAGCAAACTGGAGCAGAGAGCGACCTACGCGTCCGTGCCGGATGCGCGTGCCGGGGCGTCCACGGCACATGCTCCGTCGCATAGTGTGTCCTCCCAGGATCCCAATGGCATGATCCTGCTCCCGAGCCCTGCGGAACTCCCGCTCGTTATGGGAGTAGTGGGCCTGCGCCGTCTCCGGCGCGGGCGGTCGCACGGAGTGAGGAGTGGATGTGGGGGATTTGGCGGTCGGCGCACGATCCGGACACGACGAGCCGGAGGATCGGCCCGAGCGGCTCGCGAAGCCTTCCCCCGGTCATGGCGGTTCGGGCGGCCCCGGTGGCGGTTCCCGGGGCGCTGAGGGTGGCGCTGCCGGGGGTCCCGGCGGGCCCGCCGGCCGTGCGGACCGTGGCCCCGGCGACCACGACGTCCCGGCCGGCGGAGCTTCCGGAGGCGGTGCGGGCGACGGTGACGAGGCCGCGGACGGCGACGGGCCGGACGGCGGCAGCGAGTCGAGGAAGCACCGGTCGTTCTGGAAGGAACTGCCGCTGCTCATCGGTATCGCCCTCATCCTCGCGCTGCTGATCAAGACCTTCCTGGTGCAGGCGTTCTCGATCCCCTCGGACTCGATGATGAACACGCTGCAGCGGGGCGACCGGGTGCTGGTCGACAAGCTGACGCCCTGGTTCGGCTCCGAGCCGGAGCGAGGCGAGGTCGTCGTCTTCCACGACCCGGGCGGCTGGCTGGAAAGCGCCCTGACCCCCGAGCCCAACGCGCTGCAGCAGTTCCTCAGCTTCATCGGCCTGATGCCCTCGGCCGAGGAGAAGGACCTGATCAAGCGCGTCATCGCGGTCGGCGGCGACACCGTCGAGTGCAAGGAGGGCGGCAAGGTCAAGGTCAACGGCAAGGAGCTCGACGAGTCGTCGTACATCCACCCCGGCAGCACGCCGTGCGACGACGAGCCGTTCGGTCCGATCAAGGTGCCCGAAGGCCGGATCTGGGTGATGGGCGACAACCGGCAGAACTCGCTGGACTCCCGCTACCACCAGGAGCTCCCCGGCAACGGCACCGTCTCGGTCGACGACGTCGTCGGGCGGGCCGTGGTGGTCGCCTGGCCGCTCGGCCGCTGGTCCACGCTGCCCGTGCCGGCCACCTTCGACCAGCCCGGGCTGAACGCCGCGGCCTCGGCCGCCGCCGCGGTCGCGCCGGGTGCGCTGGGGCTCGCGGGCGCGGTGCCGGTCGTGCTGGTACGCAGGAGGCGGCTGACCGCGGCCCAGACCAACGTCCAGACCACCGTGCAGACCGCCGCGCAGACCACCGTGCCGTCGGGTACGGCTGGTGCGAGCACCGGCTGAGGGCTGACCCGCGGGCAACCGGCGGGTAGGGTGCCGCTCGGATCAGCGATGTCGGTCTCCGAGGTGGGAGCGCTGGGATGAGCGGAACGGGACGTACGCAGGACGGCCACGGCCGTCTCGGCAGCGCGCTGTCGGGGCTGGCCGTGGCCGTCGGCTGTGTGCTCTTCCTCGGAGGATTCGTCTGGGGAGCGGTCGAGTACCAGCCCTACACGGTGCCGACGGACTCCATGTCGCCCACCGTCCAGGCGGGCGACCGGGTACTGGCGCAGCGCATCGACGGTTCCGAGGTGCGGCGCGGCGACGTCGTGGTCTTCACCGACTCGGTGTGGGGCGACATGCCGATGGTGAAGCGGGTCGTCGCGGTCGGCGGCGACGAGGTGGCGTGCTGCGACGCGGACGGTCGGACGACCGTCAACGGCAAGCCGCTTGAGGAACCCTATCTGCGCGGCGACGGGCCGGCCTCGCCGCAGTCGTTCACGGCGAACGTGCCCAAGGGGAAGCTGTTCCTCCTCGGCGACGAGCGCATGGGCTCCCAGGACTCCCGCGTCCATCTGCAGGACCCCGGGCAGGGGTCGGTGCCCCGGACCGCCGTAAAGGCCAGGGTGGATGCCGTGGCATGGCCGCTGGGCGGCCTCGTCGAGCGGCCGGAGGGCTTCGCGGAACTGCCCGGCGGGGTGTCGCAGCCGGGGCCGGTGAAGCTGGTCGTCGGGTCGGTGGTGCTGGGTGCCGTGCTGATCCTGGGCGGCGCGGCGTACGGGCCTGTCGCCCGGGTCTTCGGCAGGCGCAGGGCATCGGAAGTCCGGGGCAGGGTGACGGCCGGTGTCTGAACCTGGACCTGGACCTCAGCCGGGACCAGGACCGGGACCGGGACCGGGACTTGGATCTGGACCGGGACTTGGATCTGGACCGGGACTTGGATCTGGACCGGGACTTGGATCTGGACCGGGACCTGGACCGTCTGGATCATCTGAGCCGTCCGAACCGGACGGGCGAGGGCTCGAAGGCGCGCGACTGAGGCCGGTGGCGCGGGTGATCCTGCTCGATCCGGACGACCGCATTCTGCTCATCCACGGGTTCGAGCCGGACGATCCGGCGGATGCGTGGTGGTTCACGCCGGGCGGCGGCGTCGAAGGCGGCGAGACCCGCGAGGAGGCGGCGCTGCGCGAGGTCGCAGAGGAGACCGGGATCACCGATGTGGATCTGGGGCCGGTGATCTGGCAGCGCGTCTGCTCCTTCCCCTTCGACGGCCGGCGCTGGGACCAGGACGAGTGGTACTTCCTGGCCCGTACGAAGCAGACGGCGACGAGCCTCACCGGGCTCACCGGGCTCGAGCAGCGCAGTGTCGCGGGGCTGAGGTGGTGGACCTCCGCGGAACTGTCGGCGGCGCGTGAGACGGTGTATCCGACCAGACTCGCCGAGCTGCTGCGCACGCTGCTCGACGAGGGTCCGCCGAGTGTGCCGGTGGTCCTGGCCCCGGAAATCGCCTGAGGGCCCCGCAGGCTGGCGCACAATAGGGGGACGCACGGCTGAAGGGGAACATGCCATGAGCGCCGAGGACCTCGAGAAGTACGAGACCGAGATGGAGCTGAAGCTCTACCGGGAGTACCGCGACGTCGTCGGTCTGTTCAAATACGTGATCGAGACTGAGCGTCGCTTCTACCTCACCAACGACTACGAGATGCAGGTGCACTCGGTCCAGGGTGAGGTTTTCTTCGAGGTCTCAATGGCGGACGCGTGGGTCTGGGACATGTACAGGCCGGCCAGGTTCGTCAAGCAGGTCCGCGTGCTCACGTTCAAGGACGTGAACATTGAGGAGCTGAACAAGAGCGATCTCGAACTTCCGGGTGGCTGAGTTATCCACAACGGACGGGTTGTCCACCAAGATCCACAAGCTGGGGTGTGACGCGTCAGAGTCGGTGCCGGAGGTGGTGCCGAGATGAACGCGACGCGGGCACTGGGGCGGTACGGCGAGGAGCTGGCGGCACGCAGGCTCAGTGAGGCCGGGATGGCCGTGCTGGCGCGGAACTGGCGATGTGGACGGGTGGGCGAGATCGACATCGTCGCCCGTGACGGCGATGTGGCGGTCATCTGTGAGGTGAAGACCCGCAGAGGCGCTCCGCCGGGATCGGCGGCGGCGTTCGAGCATCCGATGGCCGCGGTCACACCCGCGAAGGCCGAGCGCCTGAGACGGCTCGCCGCTTGCTGGCTCGACCGCCATGGCGGGCCGCCGCCGGGCGGGGTGCGTATCGACCTCGTCGGTGTGGTGCTGCCCCGCAGGGGTGCCGCTGTCGTGGAGCACGTGCGGGGGGTGGCCTGATGGGTTTCGCGCGCACGTGCTCCGTGGCGCTGGTCGGCGTCGAAGGCGTGGTGGTCGAGGTCCAGGCCGACCTGGAGCCGGGGGTGGCGGCCTTCACTCTCGTCGGGCTCCCCGACAAGAGCCTGGTGGAGAGCCGGGACCGGGTCAGGGCTGCCGTGGTCAACTCCGAGTCCGACTGGCCGCAGAAGAAGCTCACGGTGGGCCTCAGCCCGGCGTCGGTGCCCAAAGGCGGCAGCGGCTTCGACCTGGCCGTCGCCTGCGCCGTCCTCGGCGCGGCCGAGCGCATCGACCCGAGGGCGATCGCCGATCTGGTGCTCGTCGGCGAGCTGGGGCTCGACGGCAGGGTGCGGCCGGTGCGCGGCGTGCTCCCCGCAGTGCTGGCGGCCGCCGAGGCGGGATACCGGCAGGTGGTCGTCCCCGAGCAGACGGCAGGGGAGGCATCGCTGGTGCCCGGGGTTTCCGTCCTCGGAGTGCGCAGCCTGCGCCAGCTGATCGCGGTGCTCAACGACGAGCCGGTGCCGCAGGAGGAGCCGGACGGCGAGGGCCGGCCGGATGCCATGCTCGCCGGGCTGATGGTGCCCGGCGCCGGGGTCGGCACGGGACTGGCGGCGAGCGGGACGGCGGACGCCGGACGGGGCTCCTTCGCGGACCTTGCGGACGTGGCGGGGCAGCACGCCGCCCGCACGGCCCTGGAGGTCGCCGCGGCCGGAGCCCACCATCTGCTGCTCCAGGGCCCGCCGGGCGCGGGCAAGACCATGCTGGCCGAGCGGCTGCCAGGGTTGCTGCCGCCGCTGACCCGGCGGGAGTCCCTCGAAGTCACCGGAGTCCACTCGGTCGCGGGCATCCTGCCGCCGGGTGAGCCCCTGGTGCGCACGCCGCCGTACTGCGCGCCCCACCACTCGGCGACGATGCAGTCCCTCGTCGGCGGCGGTCAGGGCCTGCCGAGGCCGGGAGCGGTGTCTCTGGCACACCGCGGGGTGTTGTTCCTAGACGGAGCCTGTAAAACAAGTGGCTAGTCCGGAAGCTTGGCGGCCCCAGTCCCTGTCTGAGGACTTGGGGCTGCCATAGTCGTGCCGCCCCACTGGGCATCATGGCGACGGCTGGCTGTGGGTGGAGTGTGACACCCCGAACGGCAGCCAGCTGGCGCAGGGTGAGGTTCGTCCGTCAGTACGCGGCGACCAGCAGCACGCGGTCCTCCAGCGGCAGGCGCCACGGCCGACCCTTGCGCACCGGGTCGGCACTCTCACGCCGCAACGCGGTGATCGGCTTGCTGAACTGACTTGGGCTCAGCCTGGTGAGCGGGGCTATCCAGGACGGCTCCGACATCGTGATCACACCAGACCCAGCAAGATCATCTCACCTGTGACCAGCACTTACGGGACAGCCTTTACCTCCTGGCTCGGTCCAAAACAACTGGATCGTTTACATCATTCCTTCGGGTAGGGATTGGTTCGGGCTGTGCCATAGAAGGCGCGGTTTTATCTTCCGCGTACGGGCGGTATTCAACACGTTCACGGGGTAGCCGTTGGATGGCTTATTGCCAACCGGCCTTTCTGGCCTGACTGTTGGAAAGTGCCGACTGAAACAGTCGGCGCGCACATTTCGCGAGTCCTACACGTAGGCCATTGCCCTGTCGCACCCGCCGGGGGGCAACAGGTCCGTACACATCCACCGCACCACGACGTCCCTCCGGCCCGCCGGTGTCCCTGGTAGGAGTAGGCGGATCGGAGGCGAAGGGAATCATCATGCAATTTGCCCGCTCCCGATCAGTCCGTGGACCGGCCGCAGCACTGGCTGTCCTCACCCTCGGTGCCGCGCTGGTCGCCGCGCCGTCGGCCTCCGCCCAGCCCCAGGTCCACGTCTGCAGCCTGAACGAGTTCGAGATGCGCATTGACAGCGACGGCAACGCCACCGGTAGCGCTTCGGGGTCGTGCCAGACGCCGCTGCAGTCCGACATCCGCAGAGCCACGGTCGAAATGGAAGGCACCGGCTCCTCCACCGCCTTGACCGCCACCAGCAACACCCACGATACGTGGACCTTCTGGGACGGCAATAACAACCCCGTGGCCACCGTCGTGGCCGACGAACGACGCGATTACACCGGACCCAACGGCACGGTCCTCGAAACCGGCTCCGCTGGCCTCCTGAGCGGCGAACCATTCACCGGCTGCACTGAAGCAGAAGTCGGCACTGCCACCCGCAGCGCAGCCAACAACGCGATCACCATCCAGAGGATCGACAATGTGGTCCCTAACCTCGATGTGGGATTCAACTGCGAGGAGTAGAGGGTCGGAGTGTTTCGGAGTGGGATCCGGCATCAACGCTCACGGGCAAGAGGAACTTTCGGAGATCACAGCACGTGTAAGACAGGTGGGCCGGAACGGCCGCTAGTGCGACTCCCTCGCGGCCCTGTAGGGCGCTTTTGCGGCCTGCTAGTAGCCTGGGGGCCGCGGAGTACGCCGACGGCCCCGGAGCCCCTCTGGGGGGGCGGGGCCGTCTTCGTGCAGGGGGTCCTACATACGGGCGGCGGCCATCACGCGGGAGCGCAGCGGCTCGGCCGTCAGCATGTCGGCGAACTGCCACGAATATGCCGTGACCTCTTCCTCTTGCAGCTCGACCATGTCGGCCGTGGTGCGGAACAGGTACCGGAAGTCGAAGTGCATGTGTTCCGGCTCGCCCTTGACATCGTTGGCCGGGATGGCGTGCACGTCGACGTGAAGGGGCAGGCCGCTGTCGGGCTCGACCTGGTCGGGGCTGATGCCCGTCTCTTCAGCCAGCTCACGCAGGGCTGCATCGACAAGGGTTGAGTCGCTCTCCTCGACGTGGCCACCGGGCAGCAACCACTTACGCAGGGCCCTGTGTTCGATGGTCAGCACGCGCCCGTCGGGGCGGAGCAGGGCGGCCCCGGCGGTGACGTGTCCGCGGAACTCCTTGCGCGAGGCGATCGTGTCGCCGGCCTGGTCGAGGGTCGCGACGAGTGCGGACAGGCTGTCCTTTTCGTCGAGGTGCTCGGCGAGGTAGGCGTCGACGGTCTCGCGCACATGCTGTGCCGTGATCGGCATGGGGTCCTGTCTCCTAGCGGTTGAAGTAGTTGAGCCACGTTGCCGCGATGGTCTTCCGCTCGGCGGCGTCCACCTCGTGCATACCGCGTCCGAGGTCGCCGCGGGTGAGCATCCGGATTCCGGCGAGTATCTCGGCCTGCACGAGGAAGATGAACGGTCCCACGCTGGCGCCGTGCAGGAAGTTGACGGCGTTGCCGCGGTTGAGCAGGTAGAAGTAGTGGCCGGTCGTCGCGTAGCGGGTGACGTGCTCGCCGTTGGGCGTGCGCTGATAGACGTCGGGCAGGCCGGCGAGGTCGAGTTCGTCTTCGCTGCTGGTGACCGTGGCCACGTAGGCGCCGTTCCGCAGCGTGGCGAAGTCCTCGCCGCGGAGAGACACGGCCCCGGTGGCGCACAGGACCAGGCCGGCGCCGTGCAGGGCGACGTCGCGGTCGCGGGCCACTGTGAAGCCCTGCGAGAGTGCCTGTGTGCGCCGTACGGGGTCGACGTCGTGCACGGTGACCTGTACGCCCTTTGCGTGCAGCAGGCGGGCGATGCTGGACCCGAGCTTTCCGAATCCGATCACGAGTGCGGGACGCCCGTGCAGGATGTCGCCGCGGCTGCGCATGAGTGCCTCGGTGGAGAACACGACCGACTGCCCAACGAGGAAATCCTCGGGGTCTTTGAGCGGGGAGCGCGCGACGGAGACGACGGGGCAGGGCAGTTTGTCGTGGTCGGCGTAGCGCTTGTGCCCGTTCTCCGTGTCCTCGACGACGCCCAGGATGCGGCCGGAGAACTGATCGCAGATGGCGTCGAGCGAGGGGGCGAAGTAGCCGCCCACGTCGAGCAGCACGACGGCCTCGCCGGCGGCGCGTGACTCGATGTACTCGACGGCGGTGTCGGGGTCCTCGAACATCTCCCGCGACAGGGTTTCGCACGGGGTTGTCTTCTCGACCGCGCGGCGGGCCGCGGCGTCGATGGACTTCGGCTTGGGCAGGACGGCCCGCAGGCTGCTGGTCTTGCCCACGGCCCCTACGAACGAGGGGCGTTCGGGCAGAAGGTGCGTGATCAGGAAGGATGACGGCCGCTCGGCCGGGGCGAACTGGTCGGCGATGCGCGCGAAATACGAGTCGAGGCGGGCGCGCTCGAACTGCTCCATGGACTCACTTCCCTTGGTTGGGGCGGTGGTTCTGGACAGGTGGTGCACCGCCCCCGCACCCGGGGGAGCCGTCGTCGACGCGGGGGCGGGGTTCATCGGCCGAAGCGCCACCGGCGCGGCTTGCGATGACGTCCCGCCCCCGCCGGGGCATAGGGGGAACACCCGGCGGGAGCGGGGGACTGTAACGGCCTGCTGCGGGTTGGCAGGGCGTAGGTGCGCACGGAGTATCGGGCGTCGTAGTCCGTGACATTGAGCAGGTAGGTGTGACCGGAGGCGAGGACGCGCAGGGCGTGCTCGTATCGCTCGTCGCTGCTGGCCCATGCGAGCAGGTCGTCGTCGGGCCGCGGGCAGTCGGGGCCCGCGGCAACGAGCAGGACCGACTCAAGGTGCGGCGTGTTCGGCTCTGGGGCGAGCAGGCGGGCGAGGCGCTGCGCCTCGGCGCGCATCCATCGTGCGGCGAGGCGGGGGGACGCGGCCCGGTAGTACGCGAGGATGACCTCGCGGGAGCCGCTCAGGTCGTAGGCCGTCACCTCACAGCGGAAGGCGACGGCGGCGTGCCTGAGCGGGCGCGCGGGGACTGGCGGGCGGTACGTCAAGACGCCGGCGCTCACCGCCCGTGCTCCTGGGCCTTCTCCCGGCGCTTGATGAGCTGTTCGAATTGCACGTGATACAGCTCGACTTGCGCCGGAGTGAGGATGAGCACCGACTCGGAGGTGCCCCCGTCCTCATGGTGGACCGTGACCCGTAGCGCGGCCTGATGCGCCCGGTGGTCGTAGATCACATCCCGCTTTTGCGGGGTTACGTGGGTGATCGGTACGACCACCGGGCGCAGCGTGGTTCCGTCGGCTCTCGCGCGCCAGTCACCCCCGCCTCCGGGCAAGCGCAGGTGGTACGACTTCGCGCTGTCGCTCGGCAGGTCGACCACGACCCCGATCTGCCCGCCCTTGGCGAGGTCGAGGGCGAGGTCGCCAAGTCGCGGGTGAAACGGGGTGCCTGCGCCTAACTCGACGCCACGTGTGGGGAGTTGCTTCGAGGTCTGTTCGGCCATACCCCGAAGCTAGGAGCGAGCTACAGGCCCAATATGAACCGGAGGAATATCACCCTCATCCGTCGAGGTGAAAGCGGTCTGACATGCGGCGCAGCTTCTCGCGGGTGGCTGCTCGTTCGGCGTAGACGATGCTGCGCAGGGTTGACCGGGCGATCGGGTGGTTGCGGATGAGCTGCGGCGCGATGCGCTCAGCTGTTTCCAGTTCCTTCAACGCCTTGTCGCGGTTTCCGTCCCACAGCCACGCCCGGGCGAGGTCCATGTGATGGTGCCCTTGCCGGGAGTTGGGGAGTGCGGCGACCAGGCCCCGCGGCGTGCGTCGGTTTATGGACAGCGCCTTGCGCTGCTCGCGCATCTCCAGTGCGACGCTGATTGCGTGGATCTGGACGTTGCCGGGTGAGAACGTGAGTGAATGCCGGTCGTAGATCGGGGGGCCGGCGTACTCGCCCAACCGGTCGGCGGCTGCCTTTGCGTGTCCGATGCGGTCCTCGGCCTCTGCCGTGCGATTGCCCCGTGCCGCGGACACGGCCGCGCGGAGCTGGAGAGATCCCCACGCGCGCACGGCGAGCGGCTCGCCCTGTTCGTATTCCTGTTGGACGCTGGCGATGGCCCGATCTGAAAGGGCGACAGCGTCCGCCCAATCCGCGGTTGCCCACATGTCCCAGACACGCATCCAGTCAGCCACGGCCGGCATGACGGAGTCGCCAGACAGGCGGGCCGACCAGGCAGCCCGTTCACAGGACATGGCGACCAACTCGGGATGTCCGAGTGCGTGCGCGGCGGTATGCGCAAACTTGCAGCACACGGCGTAGATGGTGAACGCTTCCTCGCGCTCGTGGCCGGTGGACACCTCGGCGAGGGCGCGGGCTTCTCGGAACAGGTCGGGAAGTACCTGCATGATCGCCACGTTCGCCGCGGTGTCTCGCAGGCGGTGAAGTCGGGTTGTCTCCCGCCAAAGTTGACCCGACGGCCGGGGGGTGCCCTCAAAGACTGGGGCGAGGTCGTACCGGCGCAGTTCGCGCAGGATGGACGACGCGGCTACTTGCCATTGGTTCTCGTCCGGCGAGCTGTTGTACGGACGGCCGATCAGGTCGTTGGGGTGTACGTGCAGCTCGGCGGCAACCTGGTTGAGCAGGCCGACGCGGTCGAGCTCGATCAGGCCGTTTTCCATCTTCGACACCCACC from Streptomyces sp. FIT100 includes these protein-coding regions:
- a CDS encoding DUF2469 domain-containing protein, which translates into the protein MSAEDLEKYETEMELKLYREYRDVVGLFKYVIETERRFYLTNDYEMQVHSVQGEVFFEVSMADAWVWDMYRPARFVKQVRVLTFKDVNIEELNKSDLELPGG
- a CDS encoding helix-turn-helix domain-containing protein, giving the protein MLEEAEEIGRRVRRARLRLGMPQADLAVALGKSQGWVSKMENGLIELDRVGLLNQVAAELHVHPNDLIGRPYNSSPDENQWQVAASSILRELRRYDLAPVFEGTPRPSGQLWRETTRLHRLRDTAANVAIMQVLPDLFREARALAEVSTGHEREEAFTIYAVCCKFAHTAAHALGHPELVAMSCERAAWSARLSGDSVMPAVADWMRVWDMWATADWADAVALSDRAIASVQQEYEQGEPLAVRAWGSLQLRAAVSAARGNRTAEAEDRIGHAKAAADRLGEYAGPPIYDRHSLTFSPGNVQIHAISVALEMREQRKALSINRRTPRGLVAALPNSRQGHHHMDLARAWLWDGNRDKALKELETAERIAPQLIRNHPIARSTLRSIVYAERAATREKLRRMSDRFHLDG
- a CDS encoding YraN family protein, which codes for MNATRALGRYGEELAARRLSEAGMAVLARNWRCGRVGEIDIVARDGDVAVICEVKTRRGAPPGSAAAFEHPMAAVTPAKAERLRRLAACWLDRHGGPPPGGVRIDLVGVVLPRRGAAVVEHVRGVA
- the lepB gene encoding signal peptidase I, yielding MKEIPILITVALMIALVLKTFLVQAFVIPSGSMEQTIRIDDRVLVDKLTPWFGSEPARGDVVVFKDPGGWLRQEQAPKADDPVGIKQVKQGLTFIGLLPSEDEQDLIKRVVAVGGDTVKCCDRNGKVTVNGVALNEPYLHPGNAPSERKFEVNVPSGRLFVMGDHRDNSADSRFHLDEEFSGTVSLEEVVGRAVLIAWPFDHWSKLEQRATYASVPDARAGASTAHAPSHSVSSQDPNGMILLPSPAELPLVMGVVGLRRLRRGRSHGVRSGCGGFGGRRTIRTRRAGGSARAAREAFPRSWRFGRPRWRFPGR
- the lepB gene encoding signal peptidase I, whose product is MAVGARSGHDEPEDRPERLAKPSPGHGGSGGPGGGSRGAEGGAAGGPGGPAGRADRGPGDHDVPAGGASGGGAGDGDEAADGDGPDGGSESRKHRSFWKELPLLIGIALILALLIKTFLVQAFSIPSDSMMNTLQRGDRVLVDKLTPWFGSEPERGEVVVFHDPGGWLESALTPEPNALQQFLSFIGLMPSAEEKDLIKRVIAVGGDTVECKEGGKVKVNGKELDESSYIHPGSTPCDDEPFGPIKVPEGRIWVMGDNRQNSLDSRYHQELPGNGTVSVDDVVGRAVVVAWPLGRWSTLPVPATFDQPGLNAAASAAAAVAPGALGLAGAVPVVLVRRRRLTAAQTNVQTTVQTAAQTTVPSGTAGASTG
- a CDS encoding adenosylhomocysteinase; protein product: MEQFERARLDSYFARIADQFAPAERPSSFLITHLLPERPSFVGAVGKTSSLRAVLPKPKSIDAAARRAVEKTTPCETLSREMFEDPDTAVEYIESRAAGEAVVLLDVGGYFAPSLDAICDQFSGRILGVVEDTENGHKRYADHDKLPCPVVSVARSPLKDPEDFLVGQSVVFSTEALMRSRGDILHGRPALVIGFGKLGSSIARLLHAKGVQVTVHDVDPVRRTQALSQGFTVARDRDVALHGAGLVLCATGAVSLRGEDFATLRNGAYVATVTSSEDELDLAGLPDVYQRTPNGEHVTRYATTGHYFYLLNRGNAVNFLHGASVGPFIFLVQAEILAGIRMLTRGDLGRGMHEVDAAERKTIAATWLNYFNR
- a CDS encoding NUDIX hydrolase translates to MRPVARVILLDPDDRILLIHGFEPDDPADAWWFTPGGGVEGGETREEAALREVAEETGITDVDLGPVIWQRVCSFPFDGRRWDQDEWYFLARTKQTATSLTGLTGLEQRSVAGLRWWTSAELSAARETVYPTRLAELLRTLLDEGPPSVPVVLAPEIA
- the lepB gene encoding signal peptidase I, whose product is MSGTGRTQDGHGRLGSALSGLAVAVGCVLFLGGFVWGAVEYQPYTVPTDSMSPTVQAGDRVLAQRIDGSEVRRGDVVVFTDSVWGDMPMVKRVVAVGGDEVACCDADGRTTVNGKPLEEPYLRGDGPASPQSFTANVPKGKLFLLGDERMGSQDSRVHLQDPGQGSVPRTAVKARVDAVAWPLGGLVERPEGFAELPGGVSQPGPVKLVVGSVVLGAVLILGGAAYGPVARVFGRRRASEVRGRVTAGV
- a CDS encoding NUDIX hydrolase codes for the protein MPITAQHVRETVDAYLAEHLDEKDSLSALVATLDQAGDTIASRKEFRGHVTAGAALLRPDGRVLTIEHRALRKWLLPGGHVEESDSTLVDAALRELAEETGISPDQVEPDSGLPLHVDVHAIPANDVKGEPEHMHFDFRYLFRTTADMVELQEEEVTAYSWQFADMLTAEPLRSRVMAAARM